Proteins encoded together in one Amphritea japonica ATCC BAA-1530 window:
- the mutS gene encoding DNA mismatch repair protein MutS, giving the protein MSKDIATASIKKPEHTPMMQQYLKIKAEHPDQLVFYRMGDFYELFFDDAKKASQLLDISLTARGKSGGEPIPMAGIPYHAADGYIAKIVRAGESVAICEQVGDPATSKGPVERKVMRIVTPGTLSDEALLDERSDSLLIAVNTNLQHYGIAIVDISTGRFSLLEIQGEEALHGELERLKPAEVLFNDGHSLSEQLKVYKGLRPQAPWNFELETAERLLCQQFHTKDLTGFGCDHLPVALGAAGCLLQYAKDTQRTSLPHIRRLTLEQRDESVILDAATRKNLEIDINLAGGRDNTLASVIDKTATPMGSRMLRRWLNRPLRCLNTLKSRQEVLQWLISDYRFEQLSPSLKQIGDIERVLARVALRSARPRDLERLKNAFQVLPELQDLLDTAQAPLLNDLKETASTFPELSELLTKAIIENPPVVIRDGGVIANGYDAELDELRGLSENAGAYLVELETRERERTGIATLKVGYNRVHGYFIEIGKAQNAEIPADYIRRQTLKNAERYITPELKEFEDKALSAKSRALGREKALYEALVETLAAQLADLQDSAAALAELDVLANLAERADSLDYVAPELTEAPSINITSGRHPVVEDVLDDPFVANNLSLSPERQMLIITGPNMGGKSTYMRQTALITLLAHIGSYVPAQAASIGLVDRIFTRMGSSDDLAGGRSTFMVEMTETANILHNATEQSLVLMDEVGRGTSTFDGLSLAWSAAEYLANDVKAMTLFATHYFELTVLPELCQGVFNVHLTAMEHQDHIVFMHEVQDGPASQSYGLQVAQLAGVPEHVILRARQKLVQLEEDTGQAEQRRQPPPVQDDLFVAPKPHPALEQLKTLEPDNLTPRQALELVYSLKKAAERH; this is encoded by the coding sequence ATGAGCAAAGATATAGCGACAGCTTCTATAAAGAAACCCGAACACACACCCATGATGCAACAGTACCTTAAGATTAAGGCTGAACATCCTGATCAGTTGGTTTTCTATAGGATGGGCGATTTCTACGAGTTGTTTTTCGATGATGCTAAGAAAGCCTCTCAGCTGTTGGACATCTCACTAACAGCTCGTGGTAAATCTGGGGGAGAGCCGATTCCGATGGCCGGTATTCCTTACCATGCTGCTGATGGTTATATTGCTAAAATTGTCCGTGCAGGCGAGTCAGTCGCTATCTGTGAGCAGGTCGGCGACCCTGCCACCAGTAAAGGGCCGGTTGAGCGCAAGGTCATGCGTATTGTCACGCCAGGCACACTCAGCGACGAGGCCCTGCTTGATGAACGCAGTGACAGCCTTCTCATCGCTGTTAACACTAATTTACAACACTACGGCATCGCCATTGTCGACATCAGTACCGGGCGCTTCAGCCTGCTTGAGATTCAAGGCGAAGAAGCACTTCATGGTGAACTGGAACGACTTAAACCTGCCGAAGTGCTATTCAATGATGGGCACTCATTATCGGAACAATTAAAAGTCTATAAAGGACTTCGCCCCCAGGCACCCTGGAATTTTGAACTGGAAACCGCTGAACGCCTGCTTTGCCAACAGTTCCACACAAAAGACTTAACCGGATTCGGATGTGATCATCTACCCGTTGCACTAGGCGCTGCAGGGTGCTTGCTACAGTACGCCAAAGACACCCAGCGTACCTCTCTGCCCCATATTCGCCGCTTAACTCTGGAACAGCGAGATGAAAGTGTCATTCTTGATGCTGCTACCCGTAAAAATCTTGAAATAGATATAAACCTGGCAGGAGGCCGGGATAACACCCTGGCGTCTGTGATCGACAAAACAGCCACACCGATGGGCAGCCGGATGCTACGTCGTTGGCTCAACCGCCCCCTGCGCTGTTTAAACACACTGAAATCAAGGCAGGAAGTACTGCAGTGGCTGATCAGTGATTATCGCTTTGAACAACTTTCACCCTCTCTTAAACAGATCGGTGATATTGAACGAGTACTGGCACGGGTAGCGCTCCGTTCTGCCCGCCCCCGTGATCTGGAACGACTTAAAAATGCCTTTCAAGTTTTGCCTGAGCTACAAGATCTATTAGACACAGCGCAGGCACCTCTTCTCAACGACCTGAAAGAAACGGCCAGCACTTTTCCTGAGTTAAGCGAGCTGTTAACTAAGGCTATTATTGAAAACCCTCCTGTCGTCATTCGCGATGGCGGGGTCATAGCCAACGGCTACGATGCCGAACTAGATGAACTGAGAGGCCTGAGCGAAAATGCCGGCGCTTATCTGGTAGAACTTGAAACCCGAGAGCGAGAGCGCACCGGGATAGCCACGCTTAAAGTAGGCTATAACCGTGTGCATGGTTATTTCATCGAAATTGGCAAAGCGCAAAACGCGGAAATACCAGCAGACTATATCCGCCGTCAAACCCTGAAAAATGCTGAACGCTATATCACACCGGAACTCAAAGAGTTTGAAGACAAAGCCCTCAGCGCTAAGAGCAGAGCACTGGGACGCGAAAAAGCGCTTTATGAAGCATTGGTAGAAACCCTTGCAGCCCAACTTGCCGACTTACAGGACAGTGCTGCAGCCCTTGCAGAACTTGATGTACTTGCCAACCTTGCCGAACGAGCCGATAGTCTTGATTATGTCGCACCCGAACTAACCGAAGCCCCTTCAATTAACATTACCTCAGGTCGTCACCCGGTTGTTGAAGACGTACTGGATGATCCCTTTGTCGCTAACAACCTTAGTCTGTCACCTGAACGGCAAATGCTGATTATTACCGGCCCCAACATGGGTGGTAAATCTACTTACATGCGCCAGACAGCCCTGATCACCCTGCTGGCTCACATCGGTAGCTACGTCCCGGCGCAGGCTGCATCCATCGGGCTGGTAGACCGCATTTTTACCCGTATGGGATCTTCTGATGATCTGGCCGGCGGGCGCTCTACTTTTATGGTGGAGATGACGGAAACCGCCAACATTCTGCATAACGCCACCGAACAAAGTCTGGTACTGATGGATGAAGTGGGTCGCGGTACCAGTACCTTCGATGGCTTATCTCTAGCCTGGTCTGCCGCCGAATACCTTGCCAATGACGTTAAAGCAATGACGCTCTTTGCCACCCATTATTTTGAGCTAACCGTGTTACCAGAGCTGTGTCAGGGGGTCTTTAATGTTCACCTGACCGCTATGGAGCACCAGGATCATATCGTTTTTATGCATGAAGTTCAGGACGGTCCTGCCAGCCAAAGCTATGGCCTTCAAGTAGCGCAGCTAGCCGGTGTACCAGAACACGTCATCCTCCGCGCAAGACAAAAGTTAGTACAACTAGAAGAGGATACCGGCCAGGCCGAACAGCGCCGCCAACCTCCGCCTGTCCAGGATGATCTATTCGTCGCGCCCAAGCCTCACCCCGCTCTGGAACAACTAAAAACACTTGAACCTGATAACCTTACTCCCAGACAAGCACTGGAACTGGTATACAGCCTCAAGAAAGCCGCGGAAAGACACTAA
- a CDS encoding glycosyltransferase, whose translation MIKEQLCNVVNSLKKMAKAEELLVGHIDYINGQNIGGWAASEITNRTVNVGVLCNGSLIAKGDACLYREDVKDHGIHAGEHGFNLFISEDELPENCELHLVDMESMKIIKEVMINDLNCENLFIVDGQIKLSSPINIKDEDSEKVSIENVSDFLEGIGGENKGDQESIIMTPWMYLKDSANTPGFMSMNVHSNKRFESLRFHIDALAKGSHYLTADKIGLVHQLVVEGYENRNKYPRFTLPFFEDPKVSVIVPAYNKFNLSYHCIASIALAFNKVSYEVILADDCSTDETANAENIIDNLVVSRNTENLRFLKSCNRASEIAKGEYIVFLNNDTEVTSFWLDELTQKILEDVAIGMTGSKLLNLDGTLQEAGGIVWESGEPWNVGRNENPMTPEFCYSRDVDYLTGAAMCVRKDVWEKVDKFSEELAPCYYEDTDFAFKVREAGFRTVYVPYSEVIHFEGQSHGTDVTKGLKRYQKVNEKTFRSKWFKKYRNNGTPSLINMQIEKDRKVDQRILVLDYATPVPSQDAGSYAAIEEIKLIISLGFKVTFVPENLAHFGKYTKALQKMGVEVLYAPFYTSMDNVFDRRLAEMDAVYVTRYHVAEKYIDRIKQQKNIKVIFNNADLHFLRELRKALQEGEKELDGPLRTRDNELAVCRKVDAILCYNTTEHAVITSHILDSSKMHLTPWVLQEKVQGPGYEERKGIAFLGGFNHTPNGEAVEYLVNEIMPLLALKRPEIVLYVYGSNMPSSYKKMEVENVKMLGFAETLDGVYHDHRIFVAPLLSGAGIKGKVLESMAYNLPTVLTEVAAEGTGLTQGISTLIAQDPQEWVDAIIKLYDNQLLWTKFAENSQTLVEEKYSFEHGHKVFKDIFASVGIYSSK comes from the coding sequence ATGATTAAAGAACAACTATGCAATGTCGTTAATTCTTTAAAGAAAATGGCAAAAGCTGAAGAGTTGCTAGTAGGCCATATTGACTATATTAATGGACAAAATATTGGGGGGTGGGCTGCTTCAGAAATAACGAATAGAACTGTCAATGTTGGCGTGTTGTGTAACGGCAGTCTAATCGCTAAAGGTGACGCATGTTTGTATCGTGAAGACGTGAAGGATCATGGTATACATGCAGGAGAACATGGTTTTAATTTGTTTATATCAGAAGATGAATTGCCGGAGAACTGTGAATTACATTTAGTCGATATGGAATCGATGAAAATAATAAAAGAAGTAATGATTAATGATTTGAATTGCGAAAACCTTTTTATAGTTGACGGTCAAATAAAGTTATCTTCGCCAATAAATATTAAAGATGAAGATTCAGAAAAAGTATCGATAGAGAATGTAAGTGACTTTTTAGAAGGAATAGGAGGTGAAAATAAAGGGGATCAAGAAAGTATAATAATGACACCATGGATGTATTTAAAGGATAGTGCGAATACTCCTGGTTTTATGTCAATGAATGTGCATAGTAATAAGCGTTTTGAATCACTGCGTTTTCACATAGATGCACTTGCTAAAGGCTCTCATTATTTAACAGCTGATAAAATAGGTTTGGTGCATCAGTTGGTCGTAGAAGGCTATGAAAATCGGAATAAGTATCCACGCTTTACATTGCCCTTTTTTGAAGATCCAAAAGTGTCGGTTATTGTACCTGCCTATAATAAATTTAATTTGAGTTATCATTGTATTGCGTCTATAGCTTTAGCCTTTAATAAGGTTAGTTATGAAGTAATATTAGCTGATGATTGCTCTACAGACGAAACGGCTAATGCAGAAAATATTATTGATAATTTGGTTGTATCAAGAAATACTGAAAATCTTCGTTTTCTGAAAAGCTGTAATCGGGCAAGTGAGATTGCTAAAGGCGAATATATTGTATTTCTTAATAATGATACAGAAGTAACTTCATTCTGGTTAGATGAACTGACTCAAAAGATTTTGGAAGATGTAGCAATAGGTATGACAGGTTCAAAGTTACTTAATTTGGATGGTACGTTACAGGAAGCCGGTGGTATTGTATGGGAGAGTGGAGAGCCCTGGAATGTAGGCCGCAACGAAAACCCTATGACTCCAGAATTTTGTTATTCCAGAGATGTTGATTATTTGACTGGGGCAGCAATGTGTGTTCGTAAAGATGTATGGGAAAAGGTTGATAAATTTAGCGAGGAGCTCGCGCCTTGTTATTACGAAGATACAGACTTTGCTTTTAAAGTAAGGGAGGCTGGTTTCAGGACAGTGTATGTTCCATATTCAGAAGTTATTCATTTTGAAGGCCAGAGTCACGGCACAGATGTGACTAAGGGCTTAAAACGTTATCAAAAAGTAAATGAAAAAACGTTTCGTTCAAAGTGGTTTAAAAAATATCGCAATAATGGCACGCCCAGTTTAATTAATATGCAAATTGAGAAGGATCGTAAAGTCGATCAACGGATATTGGTTCTGGATTATGCAACGCCAGTCCCAAGTCAAGACGCTGGTAGTTATGCTGCTATTGAAGAGATCAAGCTAATTATATCACTTGGCTTTAAAGTAACGTTTGTGCCAGAAAATTTAGCTCATTTTGGTAAGTATACAAAAGCTCTCCAGAAAATGGGCGTAGAAGTGCTTTATGCACCCTTTTATACTTCAATGGATAATGTTTTTGATCGTCGCTTAGCTGAAATGGATGCTGTCTATGTTACGCGCTATCATGTGGCCGAAAAGTATATTGATCGCATTAAACAGCAGAAAAATATCAAAGTGATCTTTAATAATGCTGATTTGCATTTTTTAAGGGAACTACGTAAAGCGCTACAAGAAGGAGAAAAGGAGCTGGATGGGCCTTTGCGAACTCGTGACAACGAATTGGCAGTCTGTCGTAAAGTAGATGCGATTTTATGCTACAACACAACAGAACACGCTGTTATTACAAGTCATATTTTAGATTCAAGTAAAATGCATTTAACCCCATGGGTGTTGCAAGAAAAAGTCCAAGGGCCGGGATACGAAGAACGTAAAGGTATTGCTTTTCTTGGTGGCTTTAACCACACCCCAAATGGTGAGGCTGTAGAGTATTTAGTTAATGAAATTATGCCGTTATTAGCATTAAAGCGTCCTGAAATTGTGCTGTATGTTTATGGTAGTAATATGCCGTCCAGTTACAAAAAGATGGAAGTTGAGAATGTCAAAATGCTTGGATTTGCTGAGACGCTAGACGGGGTTTATCATGATCATCGAATATTTGTGGCGCCACTACTCTCTGGTGCAGGTATTAAAGGAAAAGTTTTAGAGTCAATGGCATATAATTTGCCGACAGTGTTAACTGAGGTGGCAGCCGAAGGCACTGGATTAACTCAGGGAATAAGCACTCTTATTGCACAAGATCCGCAAGAGTGGGTAGATGCGATAATAAAATTATATGACAACCAATTGCTATGGACAAAGTTTGCTGAGAATAGTCAAACATTAGTAGAAGAAAAATACTCTTTTGAACATGGGCATAAAGTGTTTAAAGATATTTTTGCTAGTGTTGGTATTTACTCAAGTAAATAG
- the rpoS gene encoding RNA polymerase sigma factor RpoS, with protein sequence MENVENSEQDLDQVAVDSDAKDKAKAKPGADPAFLNSGRGKGSMAHNDLLNAKSLDATQLYLNEIGFSPLLTAEEEVYFSRRALKGDEASRKRMIESNLRLVVKIARRYINRGLTLLDLIEEGNLGLIRAVEKFDPERGFRFSTYATWWIRQTIERAIMNQTRTIRLPIHVVKELNVYLRAARELAQKLDHEPTVEEIADAVDKPVENVEKMFGLNERVTSVDVPVGKDSDKMLLETIADEESSDPETLLQKSNISGNLENWLSLLPEKHSEVLSRRFGLRGYEMSTLEEVGKEIGLTRERVRQIQVEALRKLREIVERNGLSGEDLLKE encoded by the coding sequence ATGGAAAATGTAGAAAATAGCGAGCAGGACCTGGATCAGGTAGCGGTTGATTCAGATGCAAAGGATAAAGCAAAAGCCAAACCAGGCGCAGATCCTGCCTTTTTAAATAGCGGGCGCGGCAAGGGCAGTATGGCTCATAACGACCTGCTTAATGCTAAATCTCTGGACGCCACGCAACTGTATTTGAATGAGATCGGCTTCTCACCGCTGCTGACTGCGGAGGAGGAAGTCTACTTCTCTCGTCGAGCCCTGAAAGGGGATGAAGCGTCCCGTAAACGCATGATTGAAAGTAATTTACGTCTGGTGGTGAAAATTGCCCGTCGTTACATCAATCGCGGACTTACTCTGCTGGATCTTATTGAAGAGGGTAATCTGGGACTGATCAGGGCGGTAGAGAAATTTGACCCTGAGCGCGGGTTTCGTTTTTCTACCTATGCTACCTGGTGGATACGCCAGACGATTGAACGGGCAATTATGAATCAGACCCGGACTATTCGTTTACCCATTCATGTAGTGAAAGAACTCAATGTTTATCTGCGTGCTGCCCGTGAGCTGGCGCAGAAGCTTGATCATGAACCGACGGTTGAAGAGATCGCTGATGCAGTCGATAAACCGGTAGAAAATGTCGAAAAGATGTTCGGACTGAATGAGCGGGTTACCTCGGTGGATGTCCCTGTGGGTAAAGATTCTGACAAAATGTTGTTGGAAACGATTGCTGATGAAGAGTCGTCAGATCCGGAGACGTTGCTTCAAAAATCCAATATTAGCGGCAATCTTGAAAACTGGTTGAGTTTATTACCTGAGAAGCACTCAGAGGTTCTGTCTCGTCGTTTTGGGTTGCGGGGATATGAGATGAGCACGCTGGAAGAAGTAGGCAAAGAGATCGGCTTGACCCGGGAGAGGGTGCGACAGATTCAGGTAGAAGCGCTACGTAAACTGCGCGAAATTGTTGAACGTAACGGTTTAAGTGGCGAAGATCTGCTAAAAGAATAG
- a CDS encoding DUF368 domain-containing protein: protein MNTKRTMQQYIALFFKGVMMGAADVVPGVSGGTIAFITGIYEELINTIKSFNLAALKVLFTKGPKAFWHQVNGSFLMVLLAGIIASIATIAGAVLFLLANHPILLWSFFFGLILASVWLVMSHIDKWDFNLVCSFISGALVAYLVTTIAPVSVEPTALMVFVSGAIAICAMILPGISGSFILLLLGMYAHILAAVKGVDLQLIGLFMMGCVVGIMSFSRLLSWMFSRYHQMTLALLAGFMLGSLNKVWPWKYTLAYTLNRHGEQVPLQQENILPWHFESMTGTPSYMLLAGALMLSGIAIIVVMERFQAAKG from the coding sequence ATGAATACTAAGCGTACGATGCAGCAATATATTGCCTTGTTTTTCAAAGGGGTGATGATGGGCGCTGCCGATGTTGTTCCCGGTGTTTCTGGCGGAACTATTGCCTTTATAACCGGGATTTATGAAGAGCTGATTAATACCATTAAGAGCTTTAATTTAGCGGCACTAAAAGTCTTGTTTACCAAGGGGCCAAAAGCTTTCTGGCATCAGGTGAATGGCAGTTTTCTCATGGTGTTGTTAGCGGGCATTATTGCCAGTATTGCTACTATCGCCGGCGCGGTGCTTTTTCTACTGGCGAATCATCCTATTCTTCTCTGGTCGTTTTTCTTCGGTTTGATTCTGGCGTCGGTGTGGCTGGTAATGAGTCATATCGATAAATGGGATTTTAATCTGGTATGCAGCTTTATTTCAGGTGCTTTGGTGGCGTACCTGGTGACCACTATTGCACCTGTTAGTGTTGAGCCTACTGCGCTGATGGTATTTGTTTCGGGTGCCATAGCGATTTGTGCCATGATACTGCCAGGTATTTCCGGTAGCTTTATTCTTTTATTGTTAGGTATGTATGCTCATATTCTTGCTGCAGTTAAAGGTGTTGATCTGCAGTTGATAGGTCTGTTTATGATGGGCTGTGTGGTAGGGATTATGAGTTTTTCGCGCCTGTTGAGCTGGATGTTTAGCCGTTATCATCAGATGACGCTGGCGCTTCTTGCTGGCTTTATGCTGGGTTCGCTGAATAAAGTCTGGCCCTGGAAATATACCCTGGCTTACACGCTCAATCGGCATGGCGAGCAAGTGCCACTACAGCAGGAAAATATTTTGCCCTGGCATTTTGAGAGTATGACCGGCACTCCCTCCTATATGCTTTTAGCTGGTGCCTTGATGCTGAGCGGTATAGCGATTATCGTTGTGATGGAGCGCTTTCAGGCAGCTAAAGGATAA
- a CDS encoding sulfotransferase family 2 domain-containing protein, translating to MKTILLHYHLFKNAGTSLDASLKENFSEKNGEWVTKEFPGQPALNRAQLKQWIIDNPQAICFSTHTAIFPVPKIDTVKIFPIIFMRHPIDRIASAYAFERKQGGDGFGSVLARSTNLSGYIETRLSLANDRQCRNFHMQRFASMFGAKLGDEFVRAKKAIAELPFVGCVERYSESLERLERLLGSEGVCIELNPVERNVSRNIKKSLDDRLNDIRKEIGDEVYSKLELANSEDKKLYDCLLGVE from the coding sequence ATGAAAACGATTTTATTGCATTATCATCTGTTTAAAAATGCAGGCACCTCTCTTGATGCCTCATTGAAAGAAAATTTTAGTGAAAAAAACGGTGAATGGGTTACTAAGGAGTTTCCTGGGCAACCGGCTTTAAATCGAGCGCAATTAAAGCAGTGGATTATCGACAACCCTCAGGCTATATGTTTTTCAACTCATACCGCTATTTTTCCTGTTCCCAAGATTGATACTGTCAAAATCTTTCCAATTATATTCATGCGTCATCCCATAGATCGTATCGCTTCTGCTTATGCTTTTGAAAGAAAACAAGGGGGTGATGGGTTTGGTTCTGTGCTTGCTAGAAGTACAAACCTATCGGGATATATAGAAACTCGCCTTTCGTTGGCTAATGATCGTCAATGTCGAAATTTCCATATGCAACGTTTTGCATCTATGTTTGGCGCCAAGCTTGGCGATGAGTTTGTGAGGGCAAAAAAAGCTATCGCTGAATTACCGTTTGTTGGCTGTGTTGAGAGGTATTCTGAGTCTTTAGAAAGGCTTGAGAGACTGCTTGGCAGTGAAGGAGTCTGCATTGAACTTAATCCGGTTGAACGGAATGTGTCGAGAAATATCAAAAAAAGTTTGGATGATCGTTTGAATGATATAAGAAAAGAAATCGGTGATGAGGTTTATTCTAAGTTGGAACTAGCTAACTCTGAAGATAAAAAACTCTATGATTGTTTGTTGGGCGTTGAATAA
- a CDS encoding polysaccharide biosynthesis/export family protein produces MMQSNINSVIYNSVLAAIVLCFSSFTNAAIENAGNLDPAVQQLMGGGGVEQQIQQNVDWKSGSYGQSGLQDISDLDDIRPFGSQLFDGGFSGLRSDGLNSDYKVTPGDQVVLRIWGAIEMERVIPVDARGNVFIPTIGPVRVQGLSHKDLDTRIRGSVRSIYPENVHVYTQVQGVQPVGVFVTGFVPRPGRYAGTPNDSLIYFLNQAGGVDDQMGSYRAIKVIRNGQIIQIVDLYAFLLNGQMARPQFRDGDTLVVGGREASVIVSGDIERSYRYELTKNEMIGRALIKLVHMKAGVSHVLLRGSRHNGPLTGYFPLQEFSTQSLRNGDEVILSADKRHDTIVVEVEGSFFGPSRYSLPRDIMLHDFLDSIAVPESITDITSISMRRTSIAIRQKASLNESLKRLEATYLGASSSTSQEASIRVQEAELISQFIAKASLEEPNGRLVVASNDHIANIRLQDGDVITIPEQSDSLLISGEVLVPQSVVFQSGKSVRYYIDGAGGFSSHADESKILIVRQNGEVRDAGNIELKAGDEILVLPEVPTKNLQLATSISQILYQIAVATKVVTGL; encoded by the coding sequence ATGATGCAGTCAAATATAAACTCAGTCATTTATAATAGTGTATTAGCTGCTATCGTGCTGTGTTTCAGTAGTTTTACAAATGCCGCTATTGAGAATGCTGGAAATTTAGACCCCGCTGTACAACAGTTAATGGGTGGAGGGGGTGTAGAGCAACAGATTCAACAGAATGTTGATTGGAAATCAGGTTCATATGGCCAATCAGGCTTACAAGATATTTCTGATTTGGACGATATTCGTCCATTCGGTAGTCAGCTTTTTGATGGTGGCTTCAGTGGTTTGAGGTCTGATGGACTTAATTCTGATTATAAAGTAACTCCAGGTGACCAGGTTGTTCTTCGCATATGGGGGGCTATTGAAATGGAGCGTGTTATTCCCGTCGATGCGCGCGGGAATGTCTTCATTCCAACTATTGGTCCGGTAAGAGTACAAGGTTTAAGTCATAAAGACCTCGATACCCGTATTCGTGGCTCTGTTCGGTCTATCTACCCCGAGAATGTACATGTATATACTCAGGTTCAAGGGGTTCAGCCTGTTGGGGTCTTTGTTACAGGTTTTGTTCCTCGTCCTGGCCGTTATGCCGGTACTCCTAATGACTCTCTCATCTATTTTCTTAATCAGGCCGGAGGTGTTGATGATCAGATGGGGTCATACCGGGCTATTAAGGTTATCCGTAACGGTCAAATTATTCAGATTGTTGATCTTTATGCTTTTCTTCTAAATGGTCAGATGGCTCGGCCACAATTTCGTGATGGAGATACACTGGTAGTAGGTGGCCGCGAAGCCTCAGTTATAGTGTCTGGTGATATTGAGCGTTCATACAGATATGAATTAACTAAGAATGAGATGATAGGCAGGGCCCTGATCAAATTGGTACATATGAAGGCCGGTGTCTCTCATGTGTTACTGCGTGGAAGTCGACATAATGGTCCGTTGACCGGCTACTTCCCTCTGCAAGAATTCTCGACACAATCCTTACGAAATGGTGATGAAGTTATTTTAAGTGCTGATAAACGTCACGATACAATTGTTGTTGAGGTTGAAGGAAGTTTCTTTGGGCCATCTCGCTATTCTTTACCGCGGGATATTATGTTGCATGATTTTCTTGATTCCATAGCAGTGCCAGAAAGCATTACAGATATCACGAGCATCTCCATGCGAAGGACTAGTATTGCTATACGTCAAAAGGCGTCTCTAAACGAAAGTTTAAAAAGACTAGAGGCTACTTACCTTGGGGCTTCATCTTCTACTTCGCAAGAAGCAAGTATTCGAGTTCAGGAAGCTGAACTTATTAGCCAATTTATTGCGAAGGCTTCCCTAGAAGAACCTAACGGTCGACTAGTTGTTGCTTCAAATGATCATATTGCCAATATCCGCCTACAGGATGGTGATGTGATTACTATTCCTGAACAATCGGATTCTCTTTTAATCAGTGGTGAAGTTTTAGTCCCGCAATCAGTTGTTTTTCAATCAGGAAAAAGTGTTAGGTATTATATTGATGGCGCTGGAGGGTTTAGTTCACATGCTGATGAATCTAAAATTCTAATTGTGCGCCAAAATGGCGAAGTGCGCGATGCCGGGAATATTGAGCTCAAAGCTGGAGATGAAATATTGGTCTTGCCAGAAGTTCCAACAAAGAATCTACAGTTAGCAACTAGTATTTCTCAGATTTTGTATCAGATTGCTGTAGCAACTAAGGTTGTTACTGGGCTGTGA
- a CDS encoding peptidoglycan DD-metalloendopeptidase family protein, with product MVRAVADCIKVAAVVVGTLILSACSSNSHYSPVDERSIGGRQPVKIVTSQSRPDQYRVRRGDTLYSIAFRYGLDFRQLARTNGISDRYEIYPGQTLKLKATPSTRSVASSVPAKPSSKKVVSAQKPVAPQKKAKLATEARPVVVRQAAADSKKTVPAPVVRKKVASSSRALSWRWPASGKIIQGYSSRGKVNKGINFAGTKGDPVRAAEAGKVVYAGSGLLGYGKLVIINHNQKYLSAYAHNSRIHVKENDMVKIGDKIAEIGSSGAARTMLHFEIRKDGQPVDPMKYLPRKR from the coding sequence ATGGTGAGAGCAGTTGCAGATTGCATCAAAGTAGCGGCAGTGGTTGTCGGTACTTTGATATTGTCTGCCTGTAGCTCAAATAGTCATTATTCCCCAGTGGATGAACGCTCCATTGGTGGCCGTCAACCGGTAAAAATTGTAACGAGTCAGTCACGTCCTGATCAGTATCGGGTGAGAAGGGGTGATACTCTTTACTCAATTGCTTTTCGTTATGGTTTAGATTTTCGTCAGCTGGCCCGCACGAATGGTATCAGTGATCGCTATGAGATCTATCCCGGTCAAACATTAAAACTAAAAGCTACCCCCTCCACGCGGTCCGTCGCGTCCAGTGTTCCTGCTAAACCATCTTCTAAGAAAGTGGTTTCAGCACAGAAACCAGTCGCTCCTCAAAAGAAAGCGAAGCTAGCTACTGAAGCGAGGCCTGTGGTCGTCAGGCAGGCAGCAGCTGATAGTAAGAAAACAGTGCCTGCTCCGGTGGTGCGTAAAAAAGTAGCCTCTTCAAGCCGTGCTCTGAGCTGGCGTTGGCCAGCATCGGGTAAAATTATTCAGGGTTATAGTAGTCGCGGAAAGGTTAATAAAGGTATTAACTTTGCGGGGACTAAGGGTGATCCAGTGAGGGCGGCTGAAGCAGGTAAGGTGGTGTATGCCGGTAGTGGTTTGCTTGGGTATGGAAAGCTTGTCATTATTAATCACAATCAGAAATACCTGAGTGCTTATGCTCATAACAGTCGCATTCATGTAAAAGAAAATGATATGGTAAAAATAGGCGACAAAATTGCTGAGATAGGCAGCAGTGGAGCTGCCCGTACAATGCTGCATTTTGAGATCCGTAAAGATGGCCAACCTGTGGATCCAATGAAGTATCTGCCGCGTAAAAGATAA